One Micromonospora craniellae genomic region harbors:
- a CDS encoding MFS transporter yields MLNVKPYRDTLALPGLRPLLLVAILARVPVAATAVAMTLYVLDLGRGFFAAGLVGAAMTVGSALGAPLLGRLVDRRGLRPMLLLTTAASALFWGTAPVLPYPVLLGAALVGGLLTLPVFSVVRQSIAALVPPTRRRHAYALDSMSVELSFMIGPAAAVALSTSVSPTLTMYAVGGGIVLAGLTLLVLNPPTQAQDEVTTPAQPLPRREWLTPRLIGLLAGGAAGTLVIAGTEVAVVAVLRDADQVEWTGVVLALWASYSLVGGFTYGTLSRPVPSLILALLLGIVTIPVGLGSGEWWLLALVLLPSGALTAPTIAATADAVSRLAPASVRGEAMGLHGSAMVVGVALGTPLAGAAIDASAPAWGFAATGLLGALIALAMLPAELRHRRSDAAEFILTAPRTIPPLFESVQG; encoded by the coding sequence CACGGCGGTGGCGATGACGCTGTACGTACTCGATCTGGGTCGCGGATTCTTCGCCGCCGGACTGGTAGGGGCCGCGATGACGGTCGGTTCGGCGCTCGGCGCACCGCTGCTCGGCCGGCTGGTCGACCGGCGGGGCCTACGGCCGATGCTGCTGCTGACCACAGCGGCCTCGGCGCTGTTCTGGGGCACGGCGCCGGTTCTGCCCTACCCGGTGCTTCTCGGCGCCGCGCTCGTCGGTGGGTTGCTCACCCTCCCGGTATTCTCCGTGGTCCGCCAGTCGATCGCCGCGCTGGTCCCGCCGACCCGACGGCGCCATGCCTACGCGCTGGACTCCATGTCGGTCGAACTCAGCTTCATGATCGGACCAGCGGCGGCGGTGGCCCTCTCCACCAGTGTCTCGCCCACCCTGACCATGTACGCCGTCGGCGGCGGCATAGTGCTGGCCGGACTCACCCTGCTGGTGCTCAATCCGCCGACCCAAGCCCAAGACGAGGTGACGACGCCGGCGCAGCCGCTGCCCCGCAGGGAGTGGCTGACCCCACGGTTGATCGGGCTGCTCGCCGGTGGTGCGGCCGGCACACTGGTGATCGCCGGCACCGAAGTAGCGGTGGTGGCAGTGTTGCGTGACGCCGATCAGGTTGAATGGACCGGCGTGGTCCTGGCGCTCTGGGCCTCATACTCGCTGGTCGGCGGCTTCACCTACGGCACGCTATCTCGCCCCGTGCCATCGCTGATCCTTGCCCTACTACTCGGAATCGTCACCATTCCGGTCGGTCTGGGCAGCGGCGAATGGTGGCTCCTGGCCCTCGTGCTGCTGCCGTCCGGGGCGCTCACCGCCCCGACCATCGCCGCTACTGCCGACGCGGTGAGCCGGCTGGCACCGGCGAGCGTACGGGGTGAGGCGATGGGCCTGCACGGCTCGGCGATGGTGGTCGGAGTGGCCCTCGGCACCCCGCTGGCCGGGGCGGCAATCGATGCCTCCGCACCGGCCTGGGGCTTCGCCGCGACGGGCCTGCTCGGCGCCCTGATCGCACTGGCCATGCTACCGGCCGAGTTGCGTCACCGACGGTCCGACGCTGCCGAATTCATCCTCACTGCCCCCCGCACGATCCCGCCTCTGTTCGAGTCGGTCCAGGGATGA
- a CDS encoding 3-oxoacyl-ACP synthase III, with protein sequence MTFTAMPVDRWWEGDRVDNFEPSGWATGGGWMTHGNAEYRYANTAILSVTALEAPVIVTSDQFDEHLSETFRRLRMRPGMLQRIAGVQERRWWPEGFGFADAAATAGAKALSEAGVDARDVGLLINTSVSRAYLEPSTAVAIHHALDLPPSALNFDIANACLGFVNGIQVAANMIDAGQIRYALIVAGESSRAAQQTTIERLRRADSTRDDVREQFATLTLGSGAAAMVLAAAGSHHQEHRLIGGVSRAATQHHELCVGDNTRMRTDAKGLLDAGVGLAEATWAHAGSWDWQNMDLYVMHQVSAAHTRSVVRRLGLDPRRVPETFPLWGNVGPASLPMTLAHHAGSLHSGDRVLCMGVGSGLNTCALEVVW encoded by the coding sequence GTGACGTTCACCGCGATGCCGGTTGACCGTTGGTGGGAGGGTGACCGAGTGGATAACTTCGAGCCCTCAGGGTGGGCGACGGGCGGAGGCTGGATGACGCATGGCAACGCTGAGTATCGCTACGCGAACACGGCGATACTGTCAGTGACAGCTCTGGAGGCGCCGGTCATCGTCACCTCTGATCAGTTCGATGAACATCTGAGCGAGACCTTCCGGCGGCTGAGAATGCGCCCGGGGATGCTTCAGCGGATCGCCGGAGTTCAGGAGCGGCGCTGGTGGCCGGAGGGCTTTGGATTCGCCGACGCGGCGGCGACGGCCGGGGCCAAGGCGCTGTCGGAGGCGGGTGTCGACGCGCGTGACGTCGGCCTGTTGATCAACACGTCGGTGTCCCGCGCGTATCTGGAGCCGTCGACGGCGGTCGCGATCCACCACGCTCTGGACCTGCCGCCGTCGGCCTTGAACTTCGACATCGCCAACGCCTGCCTCGGGTTCGTCAACGGGATCCAGGTCGCTGCCAACATGATCGACGCCGGACAGATCCGGTACGCGCTGATCGTGGCGGGCGAGAGTTCCCGCGCGGCTCAACAGACGACGATCGAGCGGTTACGTAGGGCCGACTCCACCCGCGACGACGTCCGGGAGCAGTTCGCCACGTTGACCCTCGGTTCAGGCGCGGCCGCGATGGTGTTGGCCGCCGCAGGCAGCCATCACCAGGAGCACCGGCTGATCGGCGGTGTGAGCAGGGCGGCCACCCAACATCACGAGCTGTGCGTCGGGGACAACACGCGGATGCGCACCGACGCGAAGGGGCTACTCGACGCGGGTGTGGGCCTCGCGGAGGCGACCTGGGCGCATGCCGGGTCGTGGGATTGGCAGAACATGGACCTCTACGTCATGCATCAGGTCTCGGCGGCCCACACGCGCAGCGTCGTCAGGCGGCTCGGCCTGGACCCTCGGAGGGTCCCGGAGACGTTCCCGCTGTGGGGAAACGTCGGCCCGGCGTCGCTACCGATGACCCTGGCCCACCACGCTGGATCGCTCCACTCCGGTGACCGGGTGCTGTGCATGGGGGTCGGCTCCGGCCTGAACACGTGCGCCCTGGAGGTCGTGTGGTGA
- a CDS encoding alpha/beta fold hydrolase, translating into MQRTWHVLDTAGTDSDSAIQPAGTLLCVHGNPTWSYLWRHLLARFGRADAPPWRVVAVDHLDMGFSERTGTVRGLAQRIDDLTTVTGALGITGPVVTVGHDWGGSISLGWALRHRDQLRGVVLTNTAVHQPSGSPAPALIRLARLPGVLPAVTVRTPTFLQATLALANPWLSKPVREGYLAPYHGADRRAAIGGFVADIPLGPDHPSWQALQEVAQRLHTLAGIPTLLLWGPRDPVFGEVHLRDLRNRLPHAQVHRFEGAGHLLTEDADVAGAVAQWLVDLDRRPAEPIATPEPAVPWRPLWAALAERAEDRSVALVELANNGRQISWSLLWQRIREIGAGLSASGVRRGDRVALLVPPGADLTAAVYACLRIGAVIVVVDPGLGLDGMSRALRSADPSYLVAVGRGLAVARALRWPGKPIGAGPGAAVLGALTLGKLARLGADVLDLPAAPDPDDDAAVLFTSGSTGPAKGVVYTHRQLAAMRDALFGLGVNADAGIVAAFAPFALFGPALGAPSAIPDMRVTAPRTLTAAALAEAVAAVDASAVFASPAALRNVVDTRDVVDDRQRAALEEVTLLLSAGAPVPAALLTQTRALMPKAQPHTPYGMTEVLPVTDITLDEIVDAEPGDGVCVGRPLPGIQVAIAALDSTGTPSEQPGCAPGLTGEIVVRAGHVKDRYDGLWLTERASSRNPGWHRTGDVGYLDPEGRLWVQGRLAHILLTSDGVLSPVGIEQQVESVPQIARAAVVGVGPPGVAKVVVIAETLPGTRHARLASRELADAVRAAAVPPVAAVLVVPSLPTDIRHNSKIDRTRLRRWAERVLAGGRVSGL; encoded by the coding sequence GTGCAGCGCACCTGGCATGTCCTGGACACCGCCGGTACGGACTCGGACAGCGCGATCCAACCTGCGGGAACGCTGCTGTGCGTACACGGCAATCCCACCTGGTCGTACCTGTGGCGGCACCTGCTGGCCCGGTTCGGACGGGCTGACGCTCCGCCGTGGCGGGTGGTCGCCGTGGACCATCTGGACATGGGGTTCTCAGAGCGAACTGGCACCGTACGCGGGTTGGCGCAGCGGATCGACGACCTCACCACGGTCACCGGCGCGCTCGGCATAACCGGGCCGGTCGTCACCGTCGGGCACGACTGGGGCGGGTCCATCTCATTGGGTTGGGCGCTGCGTCACCGTGATCAGCTACGTGGTGTCGTGCTGACCAACACTGCGGTGCACCAGCCGAGTGGGTCGCCGGCGCCCGCACTGATCCGCCTGGCCCGACTGCCCGGCGTGTTGCCGGCAGTGACCGTGCGGACGCCGACGTTCCTGCAGGCCACCCTCGCATTGGCGAACCCGTGGCTGTCGAAGCCTGTCCGAGAGGGCTATCTCGCTCCGTACCACGGTGCGGACCGACGGGCGGCGATCGGCGGCTTCGTCGCGGACATCCCGCTCGGTCCCGACCACCCGAGCTGGCAGGCGCTGCAAGAGGTCGCGCAGCGTCTGCACACGCTGGCGGGGATACCGACACTGCTGCTGTGGGGGCCACGCGACCCGGTCTTCGGCGAGGTGCACCTGCGAGACCTGCGGAACCGGCTGCCGCATGCGCAGGTGCACCGGTTCGAAGGCGCGGGTCACCTGCTCACCGAGGACGCTGATGTCGCCGGTGCGGTCGCGCAGTGGCTGGTCGACCTGGACCGCCGGCCCGCCGAGCCGATTGCGACGCCGGAACCGGCGGTGCCGTGGCGTCCGCTGTGGGCGGCATTGGCAGAGCGTGCCGAGGACCGGTCGGTCGCTCTGGTCGAGCTGGCGAACAACGGCCGGCAGATCAGCTGGTCCTTGCTGTGGCAACGAATTCGGGAGATCGGGGCCGGGTTGTCCGCCTCCGGAGTGCGTCGCGGCGATCGGGTGGCACTGCTCGTACCGCCCGGCGCCGATCTGACCGCCGCCGTCTACGCGTGCCTCCGCATCGGTGCGGTGATCGTGGTGGTCGATCCAGGGCTGGGACTTGACGGCATGAGCCGAGCACTACGCAGCGCCGACCCCTCGTACCTCGTCGCCGTCGGTCGCGGACTCGCCGTCGCCCGGGCCCTGCGCTGGCCCGGAAAGCCCATCGGGGCCGGACCTGGCGCCGCCGTGTTGGGCGCGCTCACCCTGGGCAAGCTCGCCCGCCTCGGCGCCGACGTCCTGGACCTTCCGGCCGCGCCAGACCCGGACGACGACGCGGCCGTACTGTTCACTTCCGGTTCTACCGGACCGGCGAAGGGTGTGGTCTACACCCATCGTCAACTCGCCGCGATGCGTGACGCGCTGTTCGGCCTCGGAGTGAACGCCGACGCCGGAATCGTGGCGGCTTTCGCGCCATTCGCACTATTCGGACCGGCTCTCGGCGCCCCGTCGGCGATCCCGGACATGAGGGTCACCGCCCCACGGACGTTGACCGCCGCCGCTCTCGCCGAAGCGGTAGCCGCAGTCGACGCTTCGGCGGTGTTCGCCTCACCGGCCGCGCTACGCAACGTGGTCGACACCCGCGACGTGGTGGACGATCGCCAGCGCGCCGCGTTGGAGGAAGTCACATTGCTGCTGAGCGCGGGCGCGCCGGTGCCCGCCGCGCTGCTCACACAGACGCGAGCCTTGATGCCCAAGGCACAGCCGCACACCCCCTACGGGATGACCGAGGTCCTTCCGGTCACCGACATCACCCTCGACGAGATCGTCGATGCCGAGCCAGGCGACGGAGTCTGCGTCGGCCGGCCGTTGCCCGGCATTCAGGTGGCGATCGCGGCCCTGGACTCGACCGGCACGCCTTCCGAGCAACCCGGTTGCGCTCCTGGGCTGACCGGCGAAATCGTGGTCAGGGCCGGGCATGTGAAGGATCGTTACGATGGGCTCTGGCTGACCGAGCGGGCCAGCTCCCGCAATCCCGGATGGCACCGCACCGGCGACGTGGGCTACCTGGATCCCGAAGGCCGGCTGTGGGTGCAGGGTCGGCTGGCCCATATCCTGCTCACCTCCGACGGCGTGCTCAGCCCGGTCGGGATCGAGCAGCAGGTCGAATCGGTGCCGCAGATCGCGCGGGCCGCAGTGGTCGGCGTGGGACCGCCCGGTGTGGCGAAGGTCGTGGTCATCGCCGAGACCCTGCCCGGGACCCGCCATGCCCGACTGGCAAGCCGGGAACTGGCCGACGCGGTACGTGCCGCGGCCGTGCCGCCGGTCGCGGCCGTGTTGGTGGTCCCGTCCCTGCCCACTGACATCCGCCACAACTCGAAGATCGACCGTACCCGGCTACGTCGCTGGGCGGAACGAGTGCTCGCAGGCGGGAGGGTCAGCGGACTGTGA
- a CDS encoding NAD-dependent epimerase/dehydratase family protein: MRILVTGASSMLGSAAATALRMRGDEVRVLQRRPSGLVGVDEHRGDITDPRVVRAATEGVDAVVHLAAKVSMTGPWRQFEHINIGGTATLLAAARAAGVTRFVHVSSPSVAHHGTGLVGAEAGAADPDRARGHYARSKASAELLALAADSPDFAVVAIRPHLVWGPGDTQLVGRIVERAQAGRLALVGQGTALIDTTYVDNAADALVAALDRAPEAGVHGQAFVVTNGEPRTVYELIERICFAAESAPPRLRVPVAAAKAGGTAVERLWSALRRTEEPPMTRFLAEQLSTAHWFDQRRTREALRWSPQVTLDEGFVRLAAAYRQGSRPRGHQQDLGRHRPFGRDDDGG; encoded by the coding sequence GTGAGAATCCTGGTCACCGGTGCCAGCAGCATGCTCGGCAGCGCCGCTGCCACAGCTTTGCGGATGCGCGGCGACGAGGTCCGCGTCCTGCAACGTCGCCCCAGCGGCCTGGTCGGGGTCGACGAGCACCGAGGCGACATTACCGATCCGAGAGTCGTACGTGCGGCCACGGAGGGCGTCGACGCCGTGGTCCACCTGGCCGCGAAAGTATCGATGACCGGACCGTGGCGACAGTTCGAGCACATCAACATCGGTGGTACGGCCACCCTGCTCGCCGCCGCCCGGGCAGCCGGCGTGACGCGATTCGTGCACGTGTCCTCGCCGTCGGTCGCTCATCATGGCACCGGCCTGGTCGGCGCCGAAGCCGGCGCAGCTGACCCGGATCGGGCCCGGGGACACTACGCTCGCAGCAAGGCCTCGGCGGAATTGCTCGCACTGGCCGCCGACTCGCCCGACTTCGCCGTGGTGGCGATCCGCCCCCACCTGGTCTGGGGACCGGGTGACACCCAGTTGGTGGGCCGAATCGTCGAGCGGGCCCAGGCCGGCCGGCTGGCACTGGTCGGCCAGGGAACCGCCCTGATCGACACGACGTACGTCGATAACGCCGCCGACGCCCTCGTCGCCGCGCTCGACCGGGCGCCCGAGGCGGGCGTACACGGGCAGGCCTTTGTCGTCACCAACGGCGAGCCACGGACGGTATACGAACTCATCGAGCGTATCTGTTTCGCCGCCGAGTCGGCGCCCCCGAGACTTCGGGTGCCGGTGGCTGCGGCAAAGGCCGGCGGCACCGCAGTGGAGCGGCTATGGTCGGCGCTTCGGCGCACCGAAGAACCGCCCATGACCCGGTTTCTGGCCGAGCAGTTGTCCACCGCACACTGGTTCGACCAACGCCGGACCCGAGAGGCACTGCGCTGGTCACCGCAGGTGACGCTTGATGAAGGGTTCGTTCGGCTGGCTGCGGCGTACCGGCAAGGTTCCCGCCCTCGTGGCCACCAGCAGGACCTGGGGCGTCATCGCCCCTTTGGCCGGGACGATGACGGCGGTTGA
- a CDS encoding reverse transcriptase/maturase family protein — protein sequence MLTAGYLQDWRWHATLSGAPQGGVASPVLSNIYLDRLDRFLEQTLLPEYHQGVRRRRHRAYQVVVDQIAKAKRHGDRAAVRLLTQRRRRIPSQDPNDPGYRRLRYVRYADDWLLGFAGPRHEAEQIKTRIATFLREELKLELSPSKTLITHATSQAARFLGYEVKTQHSDTKITRGRRAANGAIGLFVPRDVIRQRCANYLREGKPAQRGALLHDDDFTIVAKYQAEYRGLVQYYLLAQDVLRLDTLRWVMETSMLKTLAGKHRSTVTKMARKYKTVIGTPDGPRTCFQVTVPRDRGRKPLVARFGGIPLRRQRAAVLTDTSPIMASAKRNELIHRLLAGRCELCESTDRLEVHHLRKLADLNRRDRPDKPAWVHLMAKRRRKTLVICRNCHEDIHAGRTRTSTRN from the coding sequence ATGCTCACGGCCGGGTACCTGCAGGACTGGCGATGGCACGCCACGCTCAGCGGTGCGCCGCAGGGCGGGGTGGCGTCACCGGTCCTGTCGAACATCTACCTGGACCGGTTGGACCGGTTCCTCGAGCAGACCCTGCTGCCTGAATACCATCAAGGCGTCCGGCGTCGGCGCCACCGCGCCTACCAAGTCGTCGTCGACCAGATCGCGAAGGCCAAACGCCACGGTGACCGTGCTGCGGTCCGGCTGCTCACGCAGCGCCGCCGCCGGATACCGAGCCAGGACCCCAACGATCCGGGCTATCGACGACTTCGGTATGTGCGCTACGCCGACGACTGGCTGCTGGGGTTCGCCGGACCGCGGCACGAAGCCGAACAGATCAAGACGCGGATCGCGACGTTCCTGCGCGAGGAACTCAAGCTGGAACTCTCGCCATCCAAGACGTTGATCACCCACGCCACCAGCCAGGCGGCGCGGTTCCTCGGCTACGAGGTCAAGACGCAACACTCGGACACGAAGATCACCCGGGGCCGCCGAGCGGCCAACGGGGCAATCGGACTGTTCGTGCCCCGCGACGTCATCAGGCAGCGATGCGCGAACTACCTGCGCGAAGGCAAACCCGCTCAACGCGGTGCGCTGCTTCACGACGACGACTTCACCATCGTCGCGAAGTACCAGGCCGAGTACCGGGGCCTGGTCCAGTACTACCTCCTCGCCCAGGACGTGTTGCGCCTGGACACCCTGCGCTGGGTCATGGAGACCTCCATGCTCAAGACCCTCGCAGGCAAACACCGGTCCACCGTCACGAAGATGGCCCGCAAGTACAAGACGGTCATCGGCACCCCTGACGGGCCACGGACCTGTTTCCAGGTCACCGTCCCCCGGGACCGGGGCAGGAAACCACTGGTCGCCCGCTTCGGTGGAATACCACTACGCCGCCAACGCGCAGCGGTCCTGACCGACACGTCACCGATCATGGCCAGCGCCAAACGCAACGAACTGATCCACCGGCTGCTGGCCGGACGCTGCGAGCTCTGCGAGTCCACCGACAGGTTGGAAGTCCATCACCTGCGGAAACTCGCCGACCTCAACCGCCGCGATCGACCCGACAAACCCGCATGGGTGCACCTCATGGCCAAACGCCGCCGCAAGACCCTCGTGATCTGCCGGAACTGCCACGAGGACATCCATGCCGGTCGGACACGCACATCCACCCGGAACTGA
- a CDS encoding IS1634 family transposase translates to MYVKASTRKTRDGQTIRYLQLAHNEWDPAAKASKTRVLYSFGREDQLDVAGIRRLVDALSRLLAPADALAAAAPAGLSFVESRSLGGAWLLDGLWRRLRIDTVLRPLVGSSRREVDVERVLFALVANRALAPSSKLAAADWVCQDVYLPDLPHVTDDTCYRAMDQLIEVEPALTRGVYDQIADLLNLEVDLLFFDTTSTYFELDEADEPLWRDQQGRVVAEDDPAAVKQAGFRTHGKSKDSRDDLPQVVVGMAVTRTGIPVRVWCWPGNTSDSALIRQVKTDMREWSLARVVWVADRGFASAENRRFLQQGGGHYILGEKLRAGTSEADAALARQGRYATVAENLQVKEVNIDTDDRFVICYNPEAADRDAAVRQRLIAQLTDLIDDTDRLPATKRAELRGVISTKPGLNRFLRVTPKGLLRLDQAKVKAEQRLDGKYLLRCSDPTLSAEDIALGYKQLLEVERGWRDMKTTLDLRPVFHRREDRIRAHILLCWLALLLIRVAETETGRTWTAIRTEIDRLHLGVFTGPAGTFAQRTELSQPQKALLTKLKIAEPPRIFDATPATA, encoded by the coding sequence GTGTACGTGAAAGCGTCGACCCGCAAGACCCGCGACGGGCAGACGATCCGCTACCTGCAACTGGCTCACAACGAGTGGGACCCGGCCGCGAAGGCGTCCAAGACCCGGGTGTTGTACTCGTTCGGCCGCGAAGACCAGCTCGACGTGGCCGGTATCCGCCGCTTGGTCGACGCGTTGTCGCGGTTGCTCGCCCCGGCCGACGCCCTGGCCGCGGCCGCGCCGGCCGGCCTGTCGTTTGTGGAGTCCCGTTCGCTGGGCGGGGCGTGGCTGCTCGACGGGTTGTGGCGCCGGCTGCGCATCGACACCGTCCTGCGGCCGCTGGTCGGCTCGTCCCGCCGGGAGGTCGACGTCGAACGGGTGCTGTTCGCGCTGGTCGCCAACCGGGCCCTGGCCCCGTCGAGCAAGCTGGCCGCCGCCGACTGGGTCTGCCAGGACGTGTACCTGCCCGACCTGCCGCACGTCACCGACGACACCTGCTACCGGGCGATGGACCAGTTGATCGAGGTCGAGCCCGCGTTGACCCGCGGGGTCTACGACCAGATCGCCGACCTGCTCAACCTTGAGGTCGACCTGTTGTTCTTCGACACCACCAGCACCTACTTCGAACTCGATGAGGCCGACGAACCGCTGTGGCGTGACCAGCAGGGCCGGGTCGTGGCCGAGGACGATCCGGCGGCGGTCAAGCAGGCAGGGTTCCGCACCCATGGCAAGAGCAAGGACTCCCGCGACGACCTGCCCCAGGTCGTGGTCGGGATGGCCGTCACCCGCACCGGCATTCCCGTGCGGGTGTGGTGCTGGCCCGGCAACACCAGCGACTCCGCCCTGATCCGGCAGGTCAAGACCGACATGCGCGAGTGGAGCCTGGCTCGCGTCGTCTGGGTCGCCGACCGCGGCTTCGCCTCCGCCGAGAACCGCCGCTTCCTGCAACAGGGCGGCGGGCACTACATCCTGGGTGAGAAGCTGCGTGCCGGCACCAGCGAAGCCGACGCTGCGCTCGCCCGGCAGGGCCGCTACGCCACCGTCGCGGAGAACCTGCAGGTCAAGGAAGTCAACATCGACACCGACGACCGGTTCGTCATCTGCTACAACCCCGAGGCCGCCGACCGGGACGCCGCTGTCCGCCAACGGCTGATCGCCCAGCTCACGGACCTGATCGACGACACCGACCGGCTGCCGGCCACCAAACGCGCCGAGCTACGCGGCGTGATCTCCACCAAGCCCGGCCTGAACCGGTTCCTGCGCGTCACCCCCAAGGGCCTGCTGCGCCTCGACCAGGCCAAGGTCAAGGCCGAACAGCGCCTGGACGGCAAGTACCTGCTGCGCTGCTCCGACCCGACACTGTCGGCCGAGGACATCGCCCTGGGCTACAAGCAGCTCCTCGAAGTCGAACGCGGCTGGCGCGACATGAAGACCACCCTCGACCTGCGCCCGGTGTTCCACCGCCGCGAGGACCGCATCCGCGCTCACATCCTGCTCTGCTGGCTGGCCCTGCTGCTGATCCGGGTCGCCGAGACCGAGACCGGCCGCACCTGGACCGCGATCCGCACCGAGATCGACCGGCTGCACCTGGGCGTGTTCACCGGCCCCGCCGGCACGTTCGCCCAGCGCACCGAGCTGTCCCAACCCCAGAAGGCCCTGCTCACCAAGCTGAAGATCGCCGAGCCGCCCCGGATCTTCGACGCCACACCCGCAACCGCCTGA
- a CDS encoding reverse transcriptase domain-containing protein, with amino-acid sequence MRNAATVLGVIRERGRRGLPIERLYRQLFNPQLFLLAYGRIYANKGSMTPGVTPETVDGMSLAKIEAIIDVLRRERYRWRPVKRVHIPKSNGRSRPLGLPTWSDKLVAEVVRLLLEAYYDVQFSDRSHGFRPGRGCHTALSEVVEVWKGTHWFIEGDISDCFGSLDHQVMGSTLAEKIHDLRSAAQRRYSRRRGVKVQFRALRPGGNGENA; translated from the coding sequence ATGCGGAACGCCGCAACGGTGCTGGGCGTCATCCGGGAACGCGGCAGGCGTGGCCTGCCGATCGAGAGGCTGTATCGGCAACTGTTCAATCCGCAGTTGTTCCTGCTGGCCTACGGGCGCATCTACGCCAACAAGGGGTCGATGACGCCCGGAGTCACGCCGGAGACCGTGGACGGCATGTCCCTGGCCAAGATCGAAGCGATCATCGACGTGCTACGTCGTGAGCGCTACCGATGGCGGCCGGTCAAGCGGGTGCACATCCCGAAGAGCAACGGGAGATCGCGCCCGCTGGGCCTGCCGACGTGGTCGGACAAACTGGTCGCTGAGGTGGTGCGTCTGCTGTTGGAGGCGTACTACGACGTCCAGTTCTCCGACCGGTCCCACGGTTTCCGTCCGGGCCGGGGCTGCCACACCGCGTTGAGTGAGGTGGTCGAGGTCTGGAAGGGAACGCACTGGTTCATCGAGGGCGACATCTCCGACTGCTTCGGGTCTCTTGATCACCAGGTCATGGGCTCGACTCTTGCGGAGAAGATCCATGACCTGCGTTCCGCAGCTCAGCGTCGATATAGTCGGCGTCGCGGTGTGAAGGTGCAGTTCAGGGCGTTGCGGCCTGGCGGGAACGGCGAAAACGCCTAG